The genomic interval AAGCGGGCCATGCGCGATTCGATGTAGTTGATGCGCGCCTCAAGCATGCCTTGGCGCTCGCGGGCGGCGTCGTATCCCGCGTTCTCCTTCAGGTCGCCCTCCTCGCGGGCCTCCTTGATGGCCTGGATGACCTCGGGCCTTTCCTTCTTCAGCTTCGCCAGTTCTTCTTCGAGCTGGCGGAATCCTTCGGGAGTGATGGGAATCCGATCCATGTCCGTCAAACCTCTGTCCTGGGTGATGTGGCGCATACGGCGCGTGAAAAACAAAAAAAGACCACGCCGCCCGGTGAAGGCGGCGTCGCTTCGTCATTTGTTCAAATAGTCCATGCCCGCAGGGTGGTCAAGGGGAGGAGAGCGCGTTCAGTTTGAATGCTGGCACGATTTCTGCTGAATCTGGCCGAACTCATGGGCTTGGCAAAAAATGACAAAGGGATCAGCCATGTATTTGCAGACGTTGCAGCGGAATTGGGAAAAGTTTGGCCGCGAAGATCCCTTGTGGGCGATCGCGACCGTTCCCGAAAAGTTCAATAATAAATGGGAGCCGGACGAGTTCTTCGCCACAGGGCGAAGAAAAGTGGCTTTGCTTGAGAAGTGGATGGACGCCAATGGCCTGCCGCGTAGCCGTCGCCTAGCCCTTGACTTCGGATGCGGCGTCGGACGGTTGACGCAGTCCCTGGCTTCTCTCTTCGAGCGTTGCGTCGGGGTGGACATCGCCCAATCCATGATCGACCAGGCGCGCAGGTTCAACAGGCACGGCGCCAAGTGCACGTACGTGCTCAACGATTTTCCCGATTTGCGTCGCTTCAAGAGCGGAACATTCGATTTGATTTACACCGAACACGTCTTGCAACACATACACCCGCGCGTGAGTCTGGGCTATGTTCGAGAGTTCGTGCGCGTGCTGGCTCCCGGTGGATTGCTCGCGTTCCAGGCTCCATGCAAATTGCACCGGTTTGAATTTCCAAACACGGGGCTGAAGGCCGAAGTGCGGGTGTCCGCCCCATTCGTGTCCATGGAAGAAGGCGGTCGGGCGGCGATCTCAGTGCGCGTCAAGAACACGGGCGATCATGTTTGGGGCAAGACCGTTGAACCTCCGCTGCCCATGCGCGTCGTTGTCCATTGGTGCACGCCGGACGGTCAGGTGCTGCACCCGTTTCACTGCAGCCAAACCATTCCTGGCGAACTCCTGCCGGGGCAGGAAGCGGACATCGACATACCCCTCAGATCGCCGGCGACATGCGGTCGTTTTTTGGCGGTGATTGAGGTTGTAGACTTCAACGAGAAGCCGCTGCCCGACGGCGGATGCACTCCGGTGGTCGTCGAGGCCGCGATCGAGCCATCGTCCGAGACTCGGGAAAACAGAGCCAAGGCTGGGTCGGAAGCGGATCGGCCAGTCATGGAGATGCACGCCCTGCCCATGGACGTGGTCGTACGGACCATTGAGCAGGCCGGAGGGAAGGTAGTCGAGGCGCGGAGCAATTCTCCACGGAACTGCCACACGCAGGGTTGGTATTACGTCACTCGATAGCTGTTTCTAGGGCATGGGGATGCCCGTGACGTCGTCAACCACGGTGTCGGCCAGCGCGGCGCAGACTTTGGGATCGCCGTAACCGTAAGCCGCGAAGCAGGCCCGAGCTCCGATGGCCCGGCCAAAGAGCAGGTCGGCCTCGCTGTCGCCCACCATGAGCACCCGGCCGGGATCGAAATCTTGCACCAGCGGCGCTATGGTCTGGACAAAAGGCGCGGGGTCGGGTTTTTTGGGACGGTCGGGGGTCTGTCCTGCCACGGCCGCGAACAGATCGTCCAGTCCCATGCGCGCCAACGCCTCGATCAGCGCCGGTTCGTTCTTGTTGCTGACCACGGCCAGGACCGCTCCCCTGGCGTGAAGGCTTTCGAGCGCCTCGCGTGCCCCGGGAAAGGGCCGGGTCAGGCCGTGGGCCTCGCGCGCATAGATGTCCCGCCAGTGCGTGATGAAATCCTCCATCTCGGGTTCTTCCGGGGAAAGGCCGGGGGCGAGCCGCGAAAGGTAGAACTCCAGTCCTCGGCCGTCGTGCAGGGCTAGGCGCACGTCCTCGCGTTCCGGCGCGGCCAGGCCGCGTTCGACAAAGGTCCGTTGCGTGGCGTGGACGATGGAGGGCAGGGAGTCGACGATGGTGCCGTCGAAATCAAGCAGGATGAGCGGCGCGTTCATCGAGAAAGTCTAACGCTTTTCCCCCGACTGTAAAGCCGCATTCCTGCACCTTGCATCCGACGTTTCTTGAGTGGCCCGCACGAAAAGGAGTTTTTCCTAACGGCTTCCGGTCAAGGCCAAGGGGGAAGAGCCGACGCGGGCCACGACCGAAGTCCCCCCGTTCTCCAGCCCGCAGGCGCGGGCACAACGTTCACGGCAACGCGCGTAGTCCAGGTCCTCTTCGTCGCAGATCAGGGTGCAAGCCAGGCAAAGCGAGGGCATGAGACTGTGGGTCAGGCGTCCCAGGCGCACTCCGAAGTAGTTCAGGCAGTATATCTCCTCTTCAACTCCGTACAATCCGCCTTGCATGGAGCAGGATGACTGTATCTCTGCTGTTTCTGGCAGACGATCTTCCGCACATGCGGGCGTGGTAATGGTCACGAGGGGTGCGGTGAGGGCGAGTGCAAAAAAGAGTGCCGATCTCTGCATATCTTTCATGTCCATATGCTCCCTTGTGCGCGTCATGTTGTTTCTGGCTGGCGTGTTATGAGTGAGGGATGTCGCTTCGCAATGTGGAGTGCATCCTTGACGTGGACTCTACATCACACTACAAAGCGCAATCCAACGGGAAGTTCCGAACGTGTCGTTCGGTCTGACCGAAGGCGGATGGGAAGTCGGCGATGGAATTGTACCAGCTGAAATCATTCGCGGCCGTGGCCGAGGAAGGACACCTGACGCGCGCGGGCGAGCGGCTGCACCTGAGCCCGTCGTCCGTGAGCGCCCAGATCAAGGCCCTGGAGGACGAGCTTGGAGTGGCTCTCTTCGCGCGCACCCCGCGCGGCATGGCCCTGACGGAGGCGGGAAGAAGGCTCAAGGCCAAGGCCGATCAAGCTTTGGAAGCCGCCCGGGCGGTGCGTGAGGAGGCGGCGGCGCTGCGCGGCGATGTCTTCGGCGTGGTGCGCATCGGCATGAACACCGACCCGAGCCATCTGCGCGTGGGGCGTCTGCAAGAAGCGCTTGGGCGCGGCCACCCCGGCCTTTCCCCGGCCTTCATGCAGAGCCAGTCCATTCTGGTGCCCGACGCCCTGCGCCGGGGCGAAATGGACGTGGGCTTCATTTTTTCCGGGCGCGACGCCGAGGGAATAGTCAAGGAGCGGCTCGCCGAAACGGGTGTGCTTGTGGTCGGCCCGGCTGCCTGGCGCGAGCGCATCGAAGGGGCGCCCATCGAGGATCTGGCTGCCATGCCCTGGCTTTGGACGGCCACGGAATGCCCCTGCTACGAGGACGGCCAGGCCCTCTTCCGCAAGCTGGACATAAGTCCGCGCACGGTCACGCTTTCGGACAGCGAGGACGTGATGCGCGAACTCGTCGTGGCCGGGCTCGGACTCGCCTTCATGCGCGAGGACACGGCGCTCGACCTCGAAGCCCGGGGACTTGGCGTGATCTGGCCCCAAGCTCGCCTTTCCATGCCGCTGTACGTGGCCTGCCTAGCCAGGCGGCGCGACGAGGGTTTGGTCGCGGCGGCCATGCAAGCCGCGCACGAGGCCTGGGCCTGAGCTTCTCCGGTCGGCGAGCGCGGCCGGTCAGCCTTGGGGGAGATAGGCGGCTATGGAGAGCACAGCGCCCTGAGGGTCCTGGAACACGGCCATACGGCCCACTCCCTCGACGTCGAAGGCCGGGACCAGAACCTTGCCGCCGAGCTGTTGGACCTGCGCCAGGGTTTCGTCCACGTCGCGCACCGTGACGTAGGAACCCCAGTGCGGAGGGACGCCTTCGGCCTTGGACGGCGTCGCCATCATGCCGCAGACCCAGTCGTCGCCGAGTTTGGCCGAGGTGTAGGTCATGCCCGTTTCCGGGCCGTCGCCCTCGATGGTCATAGCCTCGAAAGTCCAGCCGAAGAGTGCGGCGTAGAATTTTTTGGCCGCCTCCACGTCCGTGGTCATCAGTTCGTTCCAGGAAAACGCGCCGTGTGTGGACATCGGATCCATGATGAAAGCCTCCGGAATCGTTTTTCCGTGCTCGTAGCATGGTTGGACAGAAAAAGCAGCAGCG from Alkalidesulfovibrio alkalitolerans DSM 16529 carries:
- a CDS encoding methyltransferase domain-containing protein, which gives rise to MYLQTLQRNWEKFGREDPLWAIATVPEKFNNKWEPDEFFATGRRKVALLEKWMDANGLPRSRRLALDFGCGVGRLTQSLASLFERCVGVDIAQSMIDQARRFNRHGAKCTYVLNDFPDLRRFKSGTFDLIYTEHVLQHIHPRVSLGYVREFVRVLAPGGLLAFQAPCKLHRFEFPNTGLKAEVRVSAPFVSMEEGGRAAISVRVKNTGDHVWGKTVEPPLPMRVVVHWCTPDGQVLHPFHCSQTIPGELLPGQEADIDIPLRSPATCGRFLAVIEVVDFNEKPLPDGGCTPVVVEAAIEPSSETRENRAKAGSEADRPVMEMHALPMDVVVRTIEQAGGKVVEARSNSPRNCHTQGWYYVTR
- a CDS encoding HAD family hydrolase; the protein is MNAPLILLDFDGTIVDSLPSIVHATQRTFVERGLAAPEREDVRLALHDGRGLEFYLSRLAPGLSPEEPEMEDFITHWRDIYAREAHGLTRPFPGAREALESLHARGAVLAVVSNKNEPALIEALARMGLDDLFAAVAGQTPDRPKKPDPAPFVQTIAPLVQDFDPGRVLMVGDSEADLLFGRAIGARACFAAYGYGDPKVCAALADTVVDDVTGIPMP
- a CDS encoding LysR family transcriptional regulator codes for the protein MELYQLKSFAAVAEEGHLTRAGERLHLSPSSVSAQIKALEDELGVALFARTPRGMALTEAGRRLKAKADQALEAARAVREEAAALRGDVFGVVRIGMNTDPSHLRVGRLQEALGRGHPGLSPAFMQSQSILVPDALRRGEMDVGFIFSGRDAEGIVKERLAETGVLVVGPAAWRERIEGAPIEDLAAMPWLWTATECPCYEDGQALFRKLDISPRTVTLSDSEDVMRELVVAGLGLAFMREDTALDLEARGLGVIWPQARLSMPLYVACLARRRDEGLVAAAMQAAHEAWA
- a CDS encoding VOC family protein, producing the protein MDPMSTHGAFSWNELMTTDVEAAKKFYAALFGWTFEAMTIEGDGPETGMTYTSAKLGDDWVCGMMATPSKAEGVPPHWGSYVTVRDVDETLAQVQQLGGKVLVPAFDVEGVGRMAVFQDPQGAVLSIAAYLPQG